Proteins encoded within one genomic window of Oryza brachyantha chromosome 7, ObraRS2, whole genome shotgun sequence:
- the LOC102713651 gene encoding probable WRKY transcription factor 57, with protein MAMAGDWPFSANEAYADSSAIFAELDWANGLAVGELLPPLDPPESETPAGSAASSCSTDDADGGGKPAAASTEAASKPAPEKKGGKKRRVRQPRFAFMTKSEIDHLEDGYRWRKYGQKAVKNSPFPRSYYRCTNSKCTVKKRVERSSDDPSVVITTYEGQHCHHTVTFPRAASHIHTMAAALQMPPFVSAHHQLYSNLPPASLPSLLQPLHCNQELQAVASSGYHKPSVTAASSSSPARSVPVDEGLLGDMVPRAMRHG; from the exons ATGGCGATGGCTGGCGACTGGCCGTTCTCCGCCAACGAAGCGTACGCCGACTCGTCGGCCATATTCGCGGAGCTCGACTGGGCCAACGGCCTCGCCGTGGGGGAGCTCCTGCCGCCACTGGATCCGCCGGAGAGTGAGACGCCGGCCggctccgccgcgtcgtcgtgctccaccgacgacgccgacggcggcgggaagccggccgccgcgtccaCCGAGGCAGC AAGcaagccggcgccggagaagaaAGGTGGGAAGAAAAGGCGGGTGCGGCAGCCGCGGTTCGCGTTCATGACGAAGAGCGAGATCGATCATCTGGAAGATGGCTACCGCTGGAGAAAATATGGCCAGAAAGCTGTCAAGAACAGCCCTTTCCCTAG GAGCTACTACAGGTGCACCAACAGCAAGTGCACGGTGAAGAAGCGCGTGGAGCGCTCCTCCGACGACCCCTCCGTCGTCATCACCACCTACGAGGGCCAGCACTGCCACCACACCGTCACCTTCCCTCGCGCCGCCTCGCACATCCacaccatggccgccgccctgCAGATGCCGCCCTTCGTCTCCGCGCACCACCAGCTCTACAGCAACCTGCCGCCGGCGTCTTTGCCGTCGCTGCTGCAGCCACTGCACTGCAACCAGGAGCTGCAGGCGGTTGCAAGCAGCGGCTACCATAAGCCGTCGGTAACGGcggcgtcctcgtcgtcgccggcgaggagtgTTCCCGTCGACGAGGGGCTCCTTGGTGACATGGTGCCTAGGGCAATGAGGCATGGGTAG